A genomic window from Cucumis melo cultivar AY chromosome 8, USDA_Cmelo_AY_1.0, whole genome shotgun sequence includes:
- the LOC103484821 gene encoding lysine-rich arabinogalactan protein 18-like, translating to MTPRAAKYSLHHLLLTHTVEMGRQSVIALVLICAVVAVVGGQSPAAAPTTTPAATPPVAAKYPPPAASPVSPPTNSSPAAAPQKPATPAPVSTPPASAPPAVAPVASPPASTPPTASVPASSPPAASVPPSSPPAATVPASSPPVPVPVSSPPVPVPVSSPPVPTPTESPPAPESSPPAPVASPPAEVPAPAPSKKSKKHRAPAPSPALLGPPAPPSEAPAGSEEGPSPSPSLEDKSGAEALMKVAGSLALGWAAVAVSIIF from the exons ATGACGCCTCGGGCTGCGAAATATTCACTTCATCATCTACTACTCACTCACACGGTAGAAATGGGTAGACAATCCGTAATCGCACTCGTTCTCATCTGCGCCGTCGTCGCTGTTGTCGGTGGCCAGTCTCCGGCTGCTGCTCCCACTACTACTCCCGCCGCTACTCCGCCAGTAGCAGCGAAGTATCCACCTCCAGCCGCATCTCCTGTATCTCCACCGACAAATTCATCTCCCGCCGCCGCTCCTCAAAAGCCGGCCACTCCAGCACCGGTCTCCACGCCGCCTGCATCGGCGCCACCAGCAGTCGCTCCAGTAGCTTCTCCACCAGCCAGCACTCCTCCGACTGCGTCCGTTCCTGCTAGCTCTCCTCCGGCTGCTTCCGTTCCACCTAGCTCTCCACCAGCTGCTACCGTTCCGGCAAGCTCTCCGCCTGTTCCAGTTCCGGTTAGTTCTCCACCAGTTCCAGTACCTGTGAGCTCTCCTCCAGTACCAACTCCAACGGAATCTCCTCCCGCTCCCGAAAGTTCTCCTCCTGCCCCAGTCGCGTCGCCTCCTGCTGAGGTTCCGGCCCCGGCACCTAGCAAGAAGTCAAAGAAGCACAGAGCACCAGCTCCTTCTCCAGCGTTGCTCGGTCCACCTGCGCCTCCTTCTGAAGCTCCTGCAGGAAGCGAGGAAGGTCCTTCGCCCAGTCCTTCACTGGAGGACAAG AGTGGAGCAGAAGCATTGATGAAGGTGGCCGGAAG
- the LOC103484822 gene encoding uncharacterized protein LOC103484822 — protein MEALRHKKMAEKHKKYHPTKALNCAVPFCFFCTMNEPDPFLRTFNITECFKEIPLRDDPESVLALSGLWNIAMTRPDNPEFPELGIFECMAKLISRGVSDRKWLFRDQNVYIPYYAAHIIGSYAMNRSEFAEIAVESGVIPPLMELLRGKISWVEQRVAIRALGHLASHERTFESVAEIGGETVKLAMEIASNFVENVYTQFFCLKQRLKYQRNLLTRGLGGVEIENRKAEEWAIQTQCWSLYLINCFARKEKHLNLICKTNFLKNLCGIWGGLINPESPGGIGLLRTLCKTETGRKAMSDLEEVLKSLCILARTSDEWQIMAIDCLLNLIKDPETRYRVLETSVVSLVDLVELETGTDRKKQKLGDILTRALLQDYHKIKYGNQKLYSERATRALGEIWDLKVEKKRKEKLMSEKEMKKRKLLVGILKKQGNHKFRIGEIEKAAMKYTEALNLSLPKMRKQRLVLHSNRAQCFLLLRDPEAAISDTTRALCLSKQGSPHMRSLWRRSQAYDMMRLSKESLMDCLVFVSCRIKLKHKIPYYAARMINKQMNATWVFGSLKSRTLNSDEDLVRESVMAECGDGKMLMKKMRQRKNG, from the coding sequence ATGGAAGCTCTTCGCCACAAGAAAATGGCGGAAAAGCATAAGAAATATCATCCCACCAAAGCGCTTAATTGCGCCGTTCCTTTTTGTTTCTTCTGCACCATGAACGAACCTGACCCATTTCTCAGAACCTTCAACATCACTGAATGTTTCAAAGAAATACCACTGAGAGATGATCCGGAGTCCGTTCTTGCACTGAGTGGACTATGGAACATCGCCATGACTCGACCCGATAATCCGGAATTTCCAGAGCTTGGGATTTTTGAGTGTATGGCAAAGCTTATTAGCAGAGGAGTTAGTGATAGGAAATGGCTGTTTAGAGATCAGAACGTTTATATTCCTTATTATGCTGCTCATATTATTGGGTCTTACGCCATGAACAGATCTGAATTTGCGGAAATTGCTGTTGAATCTGGAGTGATTCCGCCATTGATGGAGCTTTTGAGAGGAAAAATCAGCTGGGTCGAGCAGAGAGTGGCCATTCGAGCTCTTGGTCATTTGGCAAGCCATGAAAGAACGTTCGAATCAGTTGCTGAAATTGGAGGCGAAACAGTGAAATTGGCAATGGAAATTGCTTCAAATTTTGTCGAAAATGTTTACACTCAATTCTTCTGTCTCAAACAGAGATTAAAATATCAACGAAATTTGCTCACGAGGGGTCTTGGAGGGGTCGAAATAGAGAACAGAAAAGCAGAGGAATGGGCAATTCAAACGCAGTGTTGGTCTCTTTATCTCATCAATTGCTTCGCTCGCAAAGAGAAGCATCTAAATTTAATCTGTAAAACGAATTTCTTGAAGAATTTGTGCGGAATTTGGGGAGGACTGATAAACCCAGAATCCCCTGGTGGCATTGGGCTCTTGAGAACTCTCTGTAAAACAGAGACCGGAAGAAAAGCTATGTCGGATTTGGAAGAAGTCCTGAAATCTCTATGTATTCTTGCAAGAACCTCAGATGAATGGCAGATTATGGCAATTGACTGTCTTTTGAATCTGATCAAAGACCCAGAAACAAGATACAGAGTTCTCGAAACCTCTGTTGTTTCTCTTGTTGATTTGGTAGAGCTTGAAACTGGAACTGAtcgaaagaaacaaaaattgggAGACATTTTAACACGAGCATTGTTGCAAGACTACCACAAAATCAAATATGGAAATCAAAAGCTTTACAGTGAAAGAGCAACGAGAGCATTAGGGGAAATTTGGGATTTGAAAGTtgagaagaagaggaaagagaaattaatgtcagagaaagagatgaaaaagaGGAAACTCTTAGTGGGTATTCTCAAAAAACAGGGGAACCATAAATTTAGAATTGGAGAAATTGAAAAGGCTGCGATGAAATACACAGAAGCTTTGAATTTAAGCTTACCCAAAATGAGAAAACAGAGATTAGTACTTCATAGCAACAGAGCTCAATGTTTTCTTTTGCTGAGGGACCCAGAAGCCGCCATTAGCGACACGACTCGAGCTCTGTGTTTGTCGAAACAGGGGAGTCCTCACATGAGAAGCCTATGGAGAAGATCGCAGGCTTACGATATGATGAGATTGAGCAAAGAAAGTTTAATGGATTGTTTGGTTTTTGTTAGCTGCAGAATTAAGTTGAAACACAAGATTCCGTATTATGCGGCTCGAATGATCAACAAGCAGATGAATGCGACGTGGGTATTTGGTTCTCTGAAATCAAGAACCTTGAATAGTGATGAAGATCTTGTTCGAGAATCGGTAATGGCGGAATGTGGAGATGGGAAGAtgttgatgaagaagatgaggCAGAGGAAAAATGGTTAG
- the LOC103484823 gene encoding suppressor of RPS4-RLD 1 produces MAPAISERVELANFCRSKDWSKAIRVLDSLIAKSCTVQDICNRAFCYSQLELHKHVIKDCDRALQLDPSILQAYVLKGHAYFALGKRGDALSVWERGYQYALCQSTDLKQLLELEELMTREKQDKNNVENGEVESGFSTVGLESGVTSVSKNCRETNNNVGKLMEHPDFCMKPSDSSEVCSISSDNLVVCEGGCEEVGPNRDIKCESNGCADNDDTLSDASKLHDLRSDMPEFCNKSTLTAFHSKSSDSTDIVSKSSKMSEARGNVSDEARRTKKFSVAKVSKTKSISVDFRLSRGIAEVNEGKYANAISIFDQILKEDPSYPEALIGRGTAYAFQRELYAAISDFTKALESNPFAGEAWKRRGQARAALGASAEAIEDLTKALELEPNSADILHERGIVNFKFKDFYAAVEDLSECLKLDGCNTSAYTYLGLSLSSIGDYKRAEEAHLKSIQLDRNFLEAWGHLTQFYQDLANSTKALECLHQVLQIDSTFGKAYHLRGLLYHGMGEHRKAIKDLSIGLKIENANIECLYLRASCYHAIGEYGLAVKDYDATLELDLDSMEKFVLQCLAFYQKEIALYTASKSNSEFCGFDIDGDIDPLFKEYWCKRLHPKDVCEKVFRQPPIRESLKKGRLRKQEHGMTKQKISLLLAADTTGRKIQYDCPGFLSNRRQHRMAGLAVIDVAQKVSRTWRAMQAEWKCSNKSNTKHGKRARRRERPSIASQNRGGAGCSTSGFSEPSSSSHLEDRLSGHNFISWQDIFSFAVKWRQISEPCDPVVWINKLSEEFNSGFGSHTPMILGQAKVVRYFPNFERTLEVAKTVIKHKSFVYNKSDLMVDLSDDEKLQNIMQAKSCSDLYKVIGEDFWLATWCNSTAFEGKQLEGTRITLVKTGERAFDFAIRTPCTPSRWEEFDAEMTMAWESICNAYCGENYGSMDFSTLETVRDSILRMIYYWYNFMPLSRGSAAVGFVVLLGLLLAANMEFCGNIPRGLQVDWEAMLNFDPNSFVDSVKSWLYPSLKMTTSWKEYPDVASTLKTTGSVVAALSSYDD; encoded by the exons ATGGCTCCGGCCATCTCCGAGAGAGTCGAGCTCGCCAATTTTTGTCGCTCTAAGGACTGGTCCAAAGCTATTAGAGTCCTCGACTCGCTCATAGCAAAGTCCTGTACCGTTCAGGACATATG CAATAGAGCATTTTGTTACAGCCAATTGGAGCTTCACAAGCATGTAATTAAGGATTGTGATAGGGCGCTTCAACTGGATCCTTCGATTCTTCAAGCTTATGTGCTCAAAG GTCATGCATACTTTGCCTTGGGAAAGAGAGGAGACGCTCTTTCTGTTTGGGAGAGAGGTTACCAGTATGCCTTGTGCCAATCTACAGACCTGAAGCAATTGCTAGAACTGGAAGAGCTTATGACAAGAGAAAAACAAGACAAAAACAATGTGGAAAATGGAGAGGTGGAATCTGGATTTTCAACCGTTGGTCTTGAATCAGGAGTTACATCCGTAAGCAAAAACTGTAGGGAAACAAACAATAATGTAGGTAAACTCATGGAACACCCTGATTTCTGCATGAAGCCAAGTGATTCATCTGAAGTTTGCAGCATTTCAAGTGACAATCTTGTAGTATGTGAAGGCGGATGTGAAGAAGTTGGTCCAAACAGAGACATTAAGTGCGAAAGCAATGGGTGTGCTGACAATGACGATACATTAAGTGATGCTTCCAAATTGCATGATTTAAGAAGTGATATGCCTGAGTTTTGTAATAAATCTACATTAACTGCTTTTCATAGCAAATCAAGTGATTCCACTGACATTGTAAGTAAGTCAAGTAAAATGTCAGAGGCCCGAGGTAATGTAAGTGATGAAGCCAGGAGAACCAAGAAATTCTCTGTTGCTAAAGTTTCAAAGACCAAGTCAATAAGTGTAGACTTCCGACTATCAAGAGGCATAGCTGAG GTCAATGAAGGGAAATATGCAAATGCTATTTCTATCTTTGACCAG ATATTGAAGGAAGATCCTAGTTATCCTGAGGCATTAATTGGAAGAGGAACAGCTTATGCATTTCAAAGAGAACTATATGCTGCTATTAGTGATTTTACAAAG GCATTAGAATCAAACCCATTTGCTGGTGAGGCATGGAAACGAAGAGGGCAGGCTCGGGCTGCATTAGGGGCATCTGCTGAG GCAATTGAAGATTTAACTAAGGCCTTAGAGCTTGAGCCAAATTCTGCAGATATTTTACATGAAAGGG GAAttgttaattttaaattcaagGACTTCTATGCTGCCGTGGAGGACTTGTCTGAATGCCTGAAACTTGATGGGTGCAATACATCTGCATACACATACTTG GGCTTGTCATTGTCTTCAATTGGTGATTACAAAAGGGCTGAGGAGGCACATTTGAAATCGATTCAATTAGATAGAAATTTTCTTGAGGCATGGGGCCATCTAACTCAG TTCTATCAAGATTTGGCAAATTCAACAAAGGCTTTGGAATGTCTTCATCAAGTTCTACAGATTGACAGCAC GTTTGGAAAAGCATATCATTTGCGTGGGCTATTGTATCATGGGATGGGAGAACACAG AAAGGCTATCAAGGATTTATCTATTGGGTTGAAAATTGAGAATGCTAACATCGAGTGTTTGTATCTGCGAGCTTCCTGCTACCACGCTATCGGAGAATATGGATTAGCG GTTAAGGACTATGATGCTACCTTGGAATTGGATCTAGATTCCATGGAGAAGTTTGTGCTTCAATGCCTAGCATTCTATCAG AAGGAAATTGCTTTGTACACGGCATCTAAAAGCAACAGTGAGTTTTGTGGGTTTGATATTGATGGGGATATTGATCCACTCTTCAAG GAGTATTGGTGTAAACGATTGCACCCAAAGGATGTTTGTGAAAAGGTTTTCAGACAACCTCCAATACGTGAGTCTTTAAAGAAAGGTAGACTTAGAAAGCAAGAACATGGCATGACAAAGCAGAAGATATCTCTTCTATTGGCTGCCGATACTACTGGGAGAAAAATCCAGTATGATTGCCCTGGGTTCTTGTCAAACCGGCGTCAG CATCGCATGGCAGGATTAGCTGTCATTGATGTTGCTCAAAAGGTTTCGAGAACTTGGCGTGCAATGCAAGCAGAATGGAAATGTTCCAATAAAAGTAACACCAAGCATGGTAAAAGAGCTCGGAGAAGAGAAAGGCCCAGTATAGCCAGCCAGAACAGAGGTGGTGCAGGTTGTAGTACCAGTGGCTTTTCAGAACCATCTTCAAGTAGCCATCTGGAAGATAGATTATCTGGTCACAATTTTATTTCATGGCAAGATATCTTCTCTTTTGCTGTCAAGTGGAGACAAATTTCTGAACCTTGTGATCCTGTTGTATGGATTAACAAACTAAG TGAAGAGTTCAATTCTGGATTTGGATCTCATACGCCGATGATTCTTGGCCAAGCAAAGGTGGTTCGGTACTTTCCAAATTTTGAGAG GACATTAGAAGTTGCAAAAACGGTTATTAAACACAAATCCTTTGTGTACAACAAGTCAGACTTGATGGTGGATCTGAGtgatgatgaaaaattacaaaat ATTATGCAAGCAAAGTCATGCTCTGATCTTTATAAAGTGATTGGTGAGGACTTTTGGTTGGCTACCTGGTGCAACAGTACTGCTTTCGAGGG GAAACAACTAGAAGGGACAAGGATTACACTAGTCAAGAC GGGAGAGCGTGCATTTGATTTTGCAATTAGAACTCCATGTACACCTTCCAGATGGGAAGAATTTGATGCTGAGATGACGATGGCCTGGGAA AGCATATGCAATGCTTATTGCGGAGAAAACTATGGATCTATGGATTTTAGTACTCTAGAAACTGTGAGGGATTCAATTCTAAGGATGATCTATTACTG GTACAATTTTATGCCACTATCAAGGGGTTCTGCGGCTGTTGGATTTGTTGTTTTGCTTGGATTGCTTCTTGCAGCAAACATGGAGTTCTGTGGGAACATTCCGCGAGGACTGCAAGTGGATTGGGAAGCCATGTTGAACTTCGATCCAAATTCTTTTGTTGATTCTGTGAAGAGTTGGTTGTATCCATCTCTAAAGATGACAACATCGTGGAAAGAATATCCGGATGTGGCATCAACTCTTAAAACAACGGGGTCGGTTGTTGCTGCTTTGAGTTCATATGATGATTGA
- the LOC103485336 gene encoding probable esterase D14L, which produces MSTVEEAHNVNVVGSGQQVVVLGHGFGTDQSVWKHLVPHLVEDYRIVLFDNIGAGTTNADYFDFDRYSTVEGWAYDLLAILEHLQITSCIYVGHSLSAMIGVVASIIRPDLFFKLILLSASPRYLNDVDYYGGFEEDDISQILEAMQSNYKAWCSGFAPLAVGGDMKTGAVQEFSRTCFNMRPDIALSIMQTIFEIDTRPILGLVTVPCHILQSAKDMAVPLVVSEYLHQNIAGHSIVEVMETEGHLPQLSSPDLVVPVVLRHIHHDIVV; this is translated from the exons ATGAGTACTGTAGAAGAAGCTCACAACGTGAACGTTGTTGGGTCAGGGCAACAAGTAGTGGTGCTAGGGCATGGGTTTGGAACCGACCAATCGGTTTGGAAGCACCTGGTCCCTCACCTAGTGGAAGATTATCGAATCGTTCTGTTCGATAACATCGGCGCTGGAACCACCAATGCCGACTACTTTGATTTCGACAGATACTCGACGGTCGAGGGCTGGGCTTATGATCTCCTAGCCATTTTAGAACATCTTCAAATTACTTCTTGTATTTATGTTGGTCACTCTCTCTCCGCCATGATTGGAGTCGTTGCCTCCATTATTCGCCCTGACCTTTTCTTCAAGCTCATTTTGCTCTCCGCCTCACCAAG GTATCTAAACGATGTGGACTATTACGGAGGATTTGAGGAAGATGACATAAGCCAAATCCTAGAAGCGATGCAATCAAATTACAAAGCATGGTGTTCAGGGTTCGCTCCGCTGGCAGTGGGCGGGGACATGAAAACAGGAGCGGTCCAAGAGTTCAGCCGGACATGTTTTAACATGAGGCCAGACATAGCCCTCAGTATCATGCAGACCATTTTCGAGATCGATACTAGGCCAATCTTGGGGTTGGTCACGGTCCCTTGTCACATCCTACAGAGCGCCAAAGATATGGCAGTTCCCCTCGTCGTCTCCGAGTATCTGCACCAGAATATTGCGGGTCACTCCATCGTTGAGGTCATGGAAACGGAGGGTCATCTCCCTCAATTGAGCTCGCCTGATCTTGTTGTCCCTGTGGTACTTAGGCATATCCATCATGATATTGTtgtatga
- the LOC103484824 gene encoding uncharacterized protein LOC103484824 → MGFIRSSFSFIAGSVFGIYVAQNYNVPNIRKLANTGLAMAKHIEENYRKPKKRDDDD, encoded by the coding sequence ATGGGCTTTATCAGAAGTAGCTTCTCCTTTATAGCGGGATCTGTGTTCGGGATTTACGTGGCTCAAAATTACAACGTTCCCAATATCAGGAAGCTCGCAAATACTGGACTTGCGATGGCCAAGCACATTGAAGAGAATTACAGGAAGCCAAAGAAGAgggatgatgatgattga
- the LOC103484825 gene encoding probable membrane-associated kinase regulator 1, with amino-acid sequence MGRSYDNEKCEDELYMEEPDEKDESLSLCDLPINLVKDDNPHFLLEIKPRAGKASIAAADDDFDFGSLGGFSNLADQPPPEMCLADEVFYQGQLLPLRLSVSSDNTSAGVYRRHLRSINSSGSSSSRSQCSSSSVTNNSLTTTSAARDPRLRVPNLFHSHPSPKPQIKASPITSRQASTGGNRQKSSFTWDFFRLGVVKTPGMELEDLKHRSSTRRNSSVSRSNSEKAFVPAAPSNERSVKVMMRRPRESVLIERKSSGILSGVGCKCSVGSTVAPAPKAMVVVRRKGNGKNIPAKSELRMKKLGKEKEEEEKLELSRHRTFEWLKELSHANFSCEV; translated from the coding sequence ATGGGGAGAAGCTATGACAATGAAAAATGTGAAGATGAACTTTACATGGAGGAGCCCGATGAAAAAGATGAATCTTTATCCTTATGCGATCTTCCCATAAATCTAGTCAAAGATGACAACCCCCATTTCCTCCTAGAAATTAAACCCAGAGCCGGCAAGGCATCCATCGCCGCCGCTGATGATGATTTTGATTTCGGTTCTCTAGGAGGTTTCAGTAATCTCGCCGATCAGCCACCGCCGGAAATGTGTTTGGCCGACGAGGTCTTCTACCAGGGCCAACTTTTGCCTCTTCGCCTCTCTGTTAGCTCCGACAATACCTCCGCCGGAGTCTACCGCCGGCACTTGAGAAGCATCAATAGCAGCGGAAGCAGTAGCAGTAGAAGCCAGTGTTCTTCCTCGAGCGTAACAAACAATTCCTTAACAACTACCTCCGCAGCTAGAGACCCGCGGCTCAGAGTCCCAAATTTATTCCACTCCCACCCGAGTCCTAAACCCCAAATTAAAGCCTCGCCGATCACATCCCGACAGGCGAGCACCGGCGGAAACCGCCAAAAGTCCTCCTTCACGTGGGATTTTTTCCGGCTGGGAGTAGTGAAAACACCGGGAATGGAACTAGAGGATCTCAAACACCGAAGCAGCACGAGGAGGAACTCCTCCGTCAGCCGAAGCAACAGCGAGAAGGCCTTTGTTCCGGCCGCCCCAAGCAACGAGAGAAGCGTAAAGGTGATGATGAGGAGACCTCGAGAGAGTGTATTGATAGAGAGGAAAAGCAGTGGAATTCTAAGTGGGGTCGGGTGTAAGTGTTCGGTGGGGTCTACGGTAGCGCCGGCGCCGAAGGCGATGGTGGTGGTGAGGAGGAAGGGGAACGGTAAGAATATTCCGGCGAAGAGCGAATTGAGAATGAAGAagttgggaaaagaaaaagaggaagaggaaaagttGGAATTGTCTCGTCACAGGACATTTGAATGGCTAAAGGAGCTCTCGCATGCGAACTTTTCCTGTGAGGTTTAG
- the LOC107990449 gene encoding uncharacterized protein LOC107990449, which translates to MEKREADQSQGQNEERKSEREKERSEGLPLESSPYVNYKDLEDYKSQAYGTQGHLQPKPGRGGGGGGPTDAPTLSGDAAASSVNNRQGVP; encoded by the coding sequence ATGGAGAAGCGGGAGGCCGATCAGTCGCAGGGGCAAAACGAGGAGAGGAAAAGCGAAAGGGAAAAGGAGAGATCAGAGGGACTTCCGTTGGAGAGCAGTCCATACGTGAATTATAAAGACTTGGAAGATTACAAAAGCCAAGCCTACGGAACACAAGGCCATCTTCAGCCCAAGCCCGGCcgtggcggcggcggcggcggcccAACCGACGCCCCCACTCTCTCTGGCGACGCCGCCGCTTCCTCGGTGAATAACCGCCAAGGAGTACCCTGA
- the LOC103484826 gene encoding subtilisin-like protease SBT1.7, which translates to MANPVWTFLLLCLFSVPSMAVGDKKKTYIVHMAKYQMPESFEHHLHWYDSSLRSVSDSAEMIYAYNNVVHGFSTRLTTEEAQRLEAQPGILAVVPEMRYELHTTRSPQFLGLDKNANLYPESNSVSEVIIGVLDTGVWPESKSFDDTGLGPVPSSWKGECESGTNFSASNCNRKLIGARFFSKGYEATLGPIDESKESRSPRDDDGHGTHTASTAAGSVVENASLFGYASGTARGMAARARVAAYKVCWAGGCFSSDIVAAMDKAVEDNVNVMSMSLGGGVSDYYKDSVATGAFAAMEKGILVSCSAGNAGPSPFSLSNTSPWITTVGAGTLDRDFPAYVSLGDAKNFSGVSLYRGKSLPGTLLPFIYAANASNSGNGNLCMTGTLIPEKVAGKVVFCDRGVNPRVQKGAVVKAAGGIGMVLANTAANGEELVADSHLLPATAVGQKSGDIIRKYLVSDPKPTVTILFEGTKLGIEPSPVVAAFSSRGPNSITPQLLKPDIIAPGVNILAGWSKSVGPSGLAIDDRRVDFNIISGTSMSCPHVSGLAALIKGAHPDWSPAAIRSALMTTAYTAYKNGQKIQDIATGKPSTPFDHGAGHVDPVSALNPGLVYDLTVDDYLNFLCALNYTPSQINSLARKDFTCDSKKKYSVNDLNYPSFAVVFDGVLGGGGSGSSVVKHTRTLTNVGSPGTYKVSISSETKSVKISVEPESLSFTGANEKKSYTVTFTSNGSAAPSSAEGFGRIEWSDGKHVVGSPIAFSWT; encoded by the coding sequence ATGGCCAACCCCGTCTGGACTTTTTTACTTCTCTGTCTCTTCTCTGTGCCGTCCATGGCTGTCGGAGACAAGAAGAAGACTTACATTGTGCATATGGCAAAGTACCAAATGCCTGAGAGTTTTGAGCACCATTTGCACTGGTATGACTCCTCACTCAGATCGGTGTCCGATTCCGCTGAGATGATCTATGCGTACAACAACGTGGTTCATGGGTTTTCAACCAGATTGACGACGGAGGAAGCTCAGCGGCTGGAAGCCCAACCTGGGATTCTGGCTGTGGTGCCTGAGATGAGATATGAACTTCATACCACTCGTTCTCCGCAGTTTCTTGGCCTTGACAAGAATGCGAATCTTTACCCTGAATCCAACTCCGTGTCGGAGGTTATCATTGGAGTTTTGGATACTGGGGTTTGGCCGGAGAGTAAGAGCTTTGATGATACAGGGCTTGGACCAGTTCCGAGTAGCTGGAAAGGTGAGTGTGAATCGGGTACTAACTTTAGTGCATCGAACTGTAACAGGAAGCTGATTGGAGCTAGATTTTTCTCCAAAGGCTATGAGGCAACTCTGGGTCCGATCGATGAATCTAAAGAATCTAGATCTCCGAGAGATGACGATGGCCATGGAACCCACACCGCTAGCACTGCGGCCGGTTCTGTAGTTGAAAACGCGAGTCTATTTGGGTATGCCTCGGGCACCGCCCGTGGAATGGCCGCGCGTGCGAGAGTCGCCGCCTACAAGGTTTGCTGGGCTGGCGGATGTTTCAGCTCCGATATCGTAGCCGCCATGGACAAGGCTGTGGAAGACAATGTTAATGTGATGTCCATGTCGCTTGGGGGTGGAGTATCCGATTATTACAAAGATAGTGTGGCCACCGGAGCCTTTGCCGCCATGGAGAAAGGCATCCTCGTTTCTTGCTCTGCAGGAAATGCCGGCCCCAGTCCTTTCAGTTTGTCAAATACGTCTCCATGGATTACAACCGTCGGCGCTGGAACATTAGATCGTGATTTTCCGGCGTATGTTAGTCTTGGAGACGCCAAGAACTTCTCCGGCGTTTCACTTTATCGAGGCAAGTCGTTGCCAGGAACATTGTTGCCTTTTATTTACGCAGCTAATGCGAGTAACTCGGGTAATGGCAATTTGTGTATGACTGGTACTTTGATCCCTGAAAAGGTCGCCGGAAAGGTCGTGTTCTGTGACCGAGGTGTAAACCCTAGGGTTCAGAAAGGTGCAGTCGTCAAAGCCGCTGGTGGAATCGGAATGGTGCTGGCGAATACCGCCGCAAATGGAGAAGAGTTGGTGGCCGACTCTCATCTTCTCCCGGCCACGGCGGTGGGTCAGAAATCTGGCGACATTATACGAAAGTATCTCGTTTCGGACCCAAAACCGACGGTGACGATCTTATTCGAAGGGACTAAATTAGGGATCGAACCATCGCCGGTGGTGGCGGCGTTTAGTTCCCGTGGACCAAATTCGATCACCCCTCAGTTGCTGAAGCCCGACATAATAGCCCCTGGCGTCAACATCTTAGCTGGATGGTCAAAATCCGTGGGACCAAGTGGTTTAGCCATTGATGACAGACGAGTGGATTTCAACATTATCTCTGGAACCTCCATGTCCTGCCCCCATGTGAGCGGTCTCGCTGCTCTGATCAAGGGTGCTCATCCCGATTGGAGTCCGGCTGCGATTCGATCGGCGTTGATGACAACAGCCTACACAGCCTACAAAAATGGCCAAAAGATCCAAGATATCGCCACCGGAAAACCATCCACCCCATTCGATCACGGAGCCGGACACGTGGATCCCGTATCAGCTCTCAATCCAGGTCTTGTTTACGATCTAACGGTGGACGATTACCTGAACTTCCTCTGCGCACTCAACTACACTCCGTCGCAGATCAACTCACTGGCAAGGAAAGATTTCACTTGCGACTCCAAGAAGAAGTACAGTGTCAACGATCTCAACTACCCTTCTTTCGCCGTCGTTTTCGATGGTGTATTAGGCGGCGGAGGCAGTGGTTCCAGTGTAGTCAAGCACACCAGAACACTTACAAACGTTGGCTCCCCAGGAACCTACAAAGTCTCAATCTCGTCGGAGACCAAATCAGTGAAAATCTCCGTCGAGCCGGAATCATTGAGCTTCACCGGAGCCAATGAGAAGAAGTCTTACACAGTCACATTCACCTCCAACGGTTCGGCGGCGCCATCGAGTGCAGAAGGGTTTGGTCGAATTGAGTGGTCGGACGGGAAACACGTGGTGGGAAGTCCGATTGCGTTTAGCTGGACGTAG